The nucleotide window TTCAAACATATATGGCCAAGTTAAGATTTCCAGTAATGATTGGAGAAGCAGAGCTCATCTTGCCGGATTCTCCAACTCCGGTGGAATTCAAATACTTATCAAACTTAGATGACCTTATCTTCTTTCGCCATCACATGCCTTTCATTCATTACTATAACTCAAGGCATGAAGGTGAACTGTGTGACCCTGCAGCAGTGATCCGGAGAGCTTTGTCTAAGGCTTTGGTGCATTACTACCCACTCGCTGGCCGGCTAAGGCATGGTGAGAATGGGAAGCTTGTTGTGGATTGTTGTGCTGAAGGTGTTGTCTTCCGAGATGTTGAAGCTGATGTGACTTTGGAGCAGTTGAAGATGGTGGCTGGAGGGCTCCGGCCACCATCCCCATATTTAAGTGAGTTCTTAGTTGATGATGTTAAGGGTGGTGCCTTTGTTACTGACTCTCCATTGCTGTGCATGCAAGTAAGCGTATCATATAGTTAATATATAGCTCTTACGTTGTAATTCACAGTTACtgagatttttaaatattaatcaggTGACAAGGTTGAAATGCGGAGGATTTGTGCTAGCATACAGAGTAAATCACTGCATATGTGATGCATATGGTGCTTTTCAATTCATCAAATATCTCTCTGAATTGGTTCGTGAACCCAACCGGTCTTGTCCAACCCAACCACCAGTTTGGTCTCGTGAACTACTCGTCCCAAACTCCACTCCTTGTCCGTTATTCCCCCACACAGAGTACCATCTAAACATAAACTCCAAACATGACACATCCAAACTCATGAGAACACAGAAACTAACACAAACCTCCATCTTTTTAACTGGACATGATGTATTTGCACTCAAATCCAAGGTCAACAAACCCAAAACTACAACCTTTGAAGTGATAACAGCGTTGCTCTGGCGAGCATGGGCATGTTTTCTAGCCTTAGATTGTGAAACAAGGCTTGTATTCCCAATAGACACAAGAAGGAGCCACACACCTGTCCTACCTGTTGGCTATTACGGTGTGGCCTTGATCACCCCATGCACCATTATCCATGCCAAGCGGCTTGTGTCTCAGCCGTTGAGCTTTGCAGTGGGGTTGATATCAGAGTTGAAAAGCAAAGTAGTAGATCACAAAGAGTACCGGACTTCGGCCATAGACTTCATTGAGATGAATGGCAGGTCTGGGTTCTGTAACAAGGTGGCGTTTGCTGTGTCGGATCTAAGTAAGCTGAGGTTTGATAAAGTGGACATGGGATGGGGACAATGTTTGTATGGTGGGTTTGCAAGGGCAGGTGTAGGGGATGTGCCTGGCTTGATGGTGGCACCATTGGTGAGGTATAAAAGAGAGGAGGATGGGTTGGAGGGTTTGCTTGCCATTGTCTCATTGCCTCCTCAGGCTGTGGATGTATTTCAAAAGGAGGTGCGTCGTCAGATTGATAGCTCTTATGCCTTCACATCCTCTCTCTAGATTTGGTTACAAGTATTAATTCGGGAAGGCCGTGCACAGGCGTGGAGCAAGTTCAGGCATAAAGTTCAATCTCTGATCTTTTTAAAACGAATATTTTAACTATGAGATTAGTGAAAACTGAGGGAGCTAGCTAGgatcataatatttatttattttaagtttgtGATGTTTTTACGCTGTGAAGCTTAATTGAACCAAAtatctgtgtttttttttaatgatattaaagctattagaaaaaaaaatatatatatgattgggTCATTTTGTGTCATGCCCTGAACCCAGCTTTATGGACTCGATACGTCGACAAACGGCCGAGACACCTCAAGGCCGAACCAAGAGCCTCATGCGCCAAAACCCCGATCCAAAAGCAGACAAAGAATCAAACTTAGTGGATTACAAAAATGAACTtattcaaagaaaacataagccCACAAAAAatgggacttattacatgctaatactCGACGATTGCCTAACGATCCCTGCTAAGCTATCAgccactcaactctactcttgatctgaaaagatattaagcaacaaattatgagcttgacagcccagtaagcacccactaaaaatattggaatcatttacacaaaatcataatttatcaaaatgagaaaattgGAAATCagaattatttcaagtaaaTAAAGATGTCAAAATTgtgcatataggtcccccaaacaactattgccaaaacaaaataacagaactcatatatttaccctcggtgacccgagccagaattatcagaactcatatttttaccctcggtgactcgAGCCAGATTTATTAGAGGCGGTTATTCTTCACCaacggaaagcggtgggaaactatagtttttatatcagagtacatgtcgacaaggtcagtgtttaacccctagtgacagggttattgcaaagttagtttggggattagtttctatgtcaaaatactgcatgttcacaaaacaataaacaaacaaaattcgCATTGGgcataatatgaataatttgccaaacaaattttttagcagtcgcatgatcccattttgTCATAGCAAGATAAACCAGTtacttgaatccaaacatgaacagataattttaaaaaaaattaataataattaatcagaaattaactaaaacatatctgaaattcataattggaataatacatatttagataaactatctaaaattttagaaattaaataatccgaatataaaataaatatttaaacctttcagataattctaatccaaaataaaatatcattaactcaaaatttcaaataatttaaaggatttcaataataataataaataaataattcaaaatatatatgtcaaaataatcagtaattttctttaaaaattccaaaagttcacaaaaacttgaatttttaagtatatacatataatagggtTTATATGTAGGATACTTACCTAATTAATGCCCAAAAATACTCTtaaaccttacacctttggcatgtcttatatttgggaagagatcctattagctttaaataacaaaatcgaggctaacaagcaatagtataaaaaaaaagatttttagaagggtacatatgcaaaaatttcaaactaatattctacactcccaaatattgattattgtgagcgtacaatagcaattacccactctaaaagccatatcaGTATTTCCAACATAATCAATGAGTACCaaaaccctcataacttcacttacacttttccaaatcacaaatttaaaatttttgggaataatagacacctaacactatgacatagccgaaattcacataatttagaatactactcaatttataacattcaattgaatctctaactatttctgcaaaattataatttagacatatacttttaaaatatgcatatctcttAACCTACAACTCCAAACGTGATGAAATTTTACTGACAATCAGACAACTCAAAAATGAacgactttcttattttttaccttatctaattcaatctccctaatcatcaaaattgacta belongs to Dioscorea cayenensis subsp. rotundata cultivar TDr96_F1 chromosome 17, TDr96_F1_v2_PseudoChromosome.rev07_lg8_w22 25.fasta, whole genome shotgun sequence and includes:
- the LOC120280248 gene encoding 13-hydroxylupanine O-tigloyltransferase-like, which translates into the protein MAKLRFPVMIGEAELILPDSPTPVEFKYLSNLDDLIFFRHHMPFIHYYNSRHEGELCDPAAVIRRALSKALVHYYPLAGRLRHGENGKLVVDCCAEGVVFRDVEADVTLEQLKMVAGGLRPPSPYLSEFLVDDVKGGAFVTDSPLLCMQVTRLKCGGFVLAYRVNHCICDAYGAFQFIKYLSELVREPNRSCPTQPPVWSRELLVPNSTPCPLFPHTEYHLNINSKHDTSKLMRTQKLTQTSIFLTGHDVFALKSKVNKPKTTTFEVITALLWRAWACFLALDCETRLVFPIDTRRSHTPVLPVGYYGVALITPCTIIHAKRLVSQPLSFAVGLISELKSKVVDHKEYRTSAIDFIEMNGRSGFCNKVAFAVSDLSKLRFDKVDMGWGQCLYGGFARAGVGDVPGLMVAPLVRYKREEDGLEGLLAIVSLPPQAVDVFQKEVRRQIDSSYAFTSSL